Proteins from a single region of Oncorhynchus nerka isolate Pitt River linkage group LG18, Oner_Uvic_2.0, whole genome shotgun sequence:
- the cdan1 gene encoding codanin-1 yields MLSCFWSALQGNAVATFARLLPFWSAPNSKQQAECQTAPAQTRMAALLESLLQKEVEAIKAVEWLKHDGDSDSLAWCKPLKIERQEFVPFLLNFLREQSCSTLTHGPATPAKTPSQPRVSQPSQQGPGFSSEHREGCRSTGPGTGPRSASRVQLFSSTPSLSPGAEWDTTQPPSGSHCLGGISALSSPSFSSARSPAPASTSRHPPSERRSTQRASLGDFMPSPPELQQHHSLSLGVQQQPRGRRRSAGMGGQGRQGGGRGVFQTEEVGPGRSEGGGKKGRGGGANKMGDPAVSPPIAQMTTLVQLNLTNLEDFPPMGMSHASPALHTKPSRRINPTPVSAERPHSRPKTCFTSTPFSTRPSSPPPVPEAVTGAIEGSITGALNVSHSLLSLQEERELLKRVKCKRAQQVGSPLPTSLDPCTPTKSGLRPVSGSKMTPVTQGSCPDPSKVTLTSELDLLADLYCTCISENLVPNVFLELFFVLQLLTSRTPAVTEEEDKDLSMGTLDVLERGYLSKVHNCVYFSVRVLENQFELVSHLDKDTLRLLAENERVTCFSPSLRNRLTLAQDPSTAKVLPSVDTFIHSVPFQPATDNRSNFSSDKAFHTFKKQRDIFYEVLREWEDFHKEPRWEFEAELGNRVRGMVSQLNSTGNHSHFARLFLKQLVQMCKGPRALGSPGDTPDADLLGMLGADSLGRLKRLEERLIQPQGILGPCPPPAFPGHQEFFRDFLKTASCCQLNQHLKDSLCQQLLQLDEVSVLAPVVSSTEGEGDMEQQDEKQRFSSVLLLARLLAKFLGYISFLPYQTSERPSREIQEATANLRSKSMSVLDVCAVLRSCVRRRRTILTVPWLVEFLSMLDFTGPFLLCYRTVLGLLLSLYRRMVLSREGEVCYLNQLLMVAVLGWLFQIPVIPEELFFTTDFAVAVELEESQTNVQGLDCLPLVDQQLLYTCCPFLGEFRKLLAAFVAGSSARGGGLIRKITPTSAELRGTPTTTRSQQKRQVDLEQAFFHNQPPSLRRTVEFVAERVGSNCVKHMKVTLVCELVRGGERLLREGLISPGANPLILNDSICAQLCDGGQEALERATRFCSEKGPEAIRVLLPDETSPAVLTTSENITKRLATEKAYSWLSSNITALVKREWKTKFDRVMKSLPSPEASGVEGSSLVAKAGAAAVSQEQSRTPKRDMGKEEAVTSCPPDCPHSAPLPSDVLVEIKEVLSIAVGPRSEKEALTCLQLNALLGKVGDTLSCKKFSFPMPEQMLIRCTVLLACKLVSGELPMVSPQEECGRTVSPGRTVSPDPVLPESPVQRVGCSIKVLLEQLILLWGRDCCSSAPLHLLFTEMTLSAVLMASDSQWDNFLFLVRQLVERGILGEEEVVSHWRKLSQLPWPTEFIEKIQQQSSSTTSLPLPELQNHMDMLQVSPQPVEGAN; encoded by the exons ATGCTGTCCTGTTTCTGGAGCGCGCTCCAGGGCAATGCAGTAGCGACATTCGCGCGCCTGCTCCCATTCTGGTCCGCCCCCAACTCCAAGCAGCAGGCAGAGTGCCAGACGGCGCCTGCTCAGACCAGAATGGCGGCTCTTTTGGAATCGCTGCTGCAGAAGGAAGTGGAAGCTATCAAGGCCGTAGAATGGCTAAAACACGACGGG GACAGTGACAGCTTGGCATGGTGTAAGCCACTGAAGATCGAAAGACAGGAGTTTGTTCCTTTCCTGTTGAACTTCCTGCGAGAGCAGAGCTGCTCCACCCTCACCCATGGCCCTGCCACACCTGCCAAGACCCCCAGCCAACCCAGGGTCTCCCAGCCCTCTCAGCAGGGGCCAGGCTTCTCCAGTGAGCATAGGGAAGGCTGCAGATCTACCGGACCTGGAACCGGTCCTCGTAGTGCCAGCCGTGTACAGCtattctcctccactccctccctgtcccctggGGCTGAGTGGGATACTACCCAACCCCCATCTGGCTCCCACTGCCTGGGTGGGATCAGCGCCCTCAGTAGTCCTTCCTTCAGCTCAGCCAGGAGCCCTGCTCCAGCCTCCACCTCCAGGCACCCTCCCTCAGAGCGCCGCTCCACCCAGAGAGCCAGTTTGGGGGATTTCATGCCGTCACCTCCAGAGCTCCAGCAGCACCACAGTCTCAGCCTTGGGGTCCAGCAGCAGCCGCGTGGCCGCAGGAGGAGTGCCGGGATGGGAGGGCAGGGAAGGCAGGGTGGGGGGCGTGGTGTGTTCCAGACTGAGGAGGTGGGGCCAGGAAGATCTGAGGGTGGTGggaagaagggaaggggaggaggggctaATAAAATGGGTGACCCAGCTGTGTCACCTCCAATTGCTCAGATGACAACGCTGGTCCAGCTCAATTTAACCAATCTGGAAGACTTCCCACCTATGGGGATGTCTCATGCATCACCAGC ACTGCATACAAAACCATCTCGGAGGATCAACCCAACCCCAGTCAGTGCAGAGCGGCCTCACTCCAGACCGAAGACCTGTTTCACTTCCACCCCGTTCAGCACCAGGCCCTCCAGCCCACCCCCAGTCCCAGAGGCAGTCACTGGGGCCATCGAAGGGAGCATCACTGGGGCCCTGAACGTATCCCACTCTCTCCTCAgtctgcaggaggagagagaactgCTAAAGAGAGTGAA GTGTAAACGAGCCCAGCAGGTGGGCTCCCCTCTACCCACCTCTTTGGACCCCTGTACCCCTACCAAATCAGGGCTCCGGCCAGTATCGGGCTCCAAAATGACCCCTGTCACCCAGGGGTCATGTCCTGACCCCTCTAAAGTCACCTTGACCTCTGAACTGGACCTTCTGGCTGACCTCTACTGCACCTGCATCTCTG AGAACCTAGTTCCCAACGTGTTCCTGGAGCTGTTCTTTGTGCTGCAGCTTCTGACATCTAGAACACCAGCCGTCACAGAAGAAGAGGACAAGGATCTAAGTATGGGGACGTTAG ACGTCCTGGAAAGAGGCTACCTCAGCAAGGTGCACAACTGTGTCTACTTCTCTGTCAGGGTGCTGGAGAATCAGTTTGA GTTGGTGTCTCACCTGGACAAAGACACCCTGCGTCTCTTGGCTGAGAACGAGAGGGTGACCTGCTTCTCTCCGTCCCTGAGGAACAGACTGACTCTGGCCCAGGACCCCAGCACAGCCAAG gTGTTGCCCTCTGTGGACACCTTCATCCACTCTGTCCCGTTCCAGCCTGCCACTGACAACCGCTCCAACTTCAGCAGTGACAAGGCCTTCCACACCTTCAAGAAGCAGAGGGATATTTTCTACGAGGTGCTGCGAGAGTGGGAAGACTTCCACAAGGAACCTAGATGGGAGTTTGAAGCTGAACTAGGCAATAGGGTCAG AGGAATGGTGAGTCAACTGAACTCCACTGGAAACCACTCCCATTTCGCCAGACTCTTCCTCAAGCAGTTGGTGCAG atGTGCAAAGGTCCCCGTGCTCTGGGCTCCCCGGGCGACACGCCCGACGCGGACCTGCTAGGCATGCTGGGAGCAGACAGCCTGGGGCGTCTAAAGCGTCTGGAGGAGCGTCTGATCCAGCCCCAAGGCATTCTGGGACCCTGTCCTCCACCCGCCTTCCCGGGACACCAGGAGTTCTTCAGGGACTTCTTAAAGACCGCAAGCTG CTGCCAGCTGAACCAGCACCTGAAGGACAGTCTGTGTCAGCAGCTCCTCCAGCTTGACGAGGTGTCCGTCCTGGCTCCCGTGGTCTCCAGTaccgagggagagggagacatggaacAACAA gatgaGAAGCAGCGTTTCTCCTCTGTCCTGCTGTTGGCTCGTCTCCTAGCTAAGTTCCTGGGTTATATCTCCTTCCTGCCATACCAGACCTCTGAGAGGCCCTCCAGGGAGATACAGGAGGCTACTGCCAATCTCCGCAGCAAG AGTATGTCTGTGCTGGATGTGTGTGCGGTCCTGCGTAGCTGTGTTCGTAGGAGACGGACCATCCTGACTGTGCCCTGGCTGGTGGAGTTCCTCTCCATGCTGGACTTCACCGGTCCCTTCCTCCTCTGCTACAGGACCGTTCTGGGACTGCTGCTCagcctatacag gCGGATGGTGCTGTCCAGGGAAGGAGAGGTGTGTTACCTGAATCAGCTTCTCATGGTGGCTGTTCTAGGCTGGCTGTTCCAGATCCCAGTGATCCCGGAGGAGCTTTTCTTCACTACTGATTTCGCTGTAGCTGTCGAGCTAGAGGAGAGCCAGACCAACGTCCAGGGACTT gACTGTCTCCCCCTGGTGGACCAACAGCTTCTCTACACCTGCTGTCCTTTCCTGG GTGAGTTCCGTAAACTCCTCGCTGCCTTTGTGGCCGGTAGCTCTGCCAGGGGTGGAGGCCTCATCCGTAAGATCACCCCTACCTCTGCTGAGCTGAGaggtacccccaccaccaccaggtCACAGCAAAAACGACAG GTGGATTTGGAGCAAGCCTTCTTCCATAACCAGCCTCCATCTCTCAGACGAACGGtggagtttgtagctgagagGGTGGGATCCAACTGTGTCAAACATATGAA GGTCACGCTGGTGTGTGAGCTGGTCCGTGGTGGAGAGAGGTTGCTGAGGGAGGGGCTGATCTCACCAGGGGCCAACCCTCTGATACTCAACGACTCCATCTGTGCTCAGCTCTGTGACGGGGGCCAGGAGGCTCTGGAGAGAGCTACCAG GTTTTGCAGCGAGAAGGGTCCAGAAGCCATCCGGGTTCTTCTTCCTGACGAGACGTCTCCCGCT GTTCTCACTACATCTGAGAACATCACCAAGCGCCTGGCCACTGAGAAGGCCTATAGCTGGCTCTCCTCCAACATCACAGCCCTGGTCAAGCGAGAGTGGAAAACAAAGTTTGACCGTGTGATGAAGTCTCTTCCCAGCCCAGAGGCTAGTGGTGTGGAAGGTTCTAGTCTTGTGGCTAAAGCTGGAGCTGCAGCAGTCTCCCAGGAGCAGTCACGTACCCCAAAACGGGACATGGGCAAGGAGGAGGCTGTGACGTCCTGCCCTCCAGACTGCCCCCACAGTGCACCACTACCATCTGATGTCCTGGTAGAGATTAAG GAGGTGTTGAGTATTGCAGTAGGCCCGCGGTCTGAAAAGGAGGCGTTGACTTGTCTACAGCTGAACGCTCTACTGGGAAAAGTAGGAGACACACTGAGCTGCAAAAAG TTCTCATTCCCAATGCCTGAACAGATGCTGATACGTTGCACCGTCCTACTAGCCTGTAAACTAG TTTCAGGGGAGCTGCCCATGGTGTCCCCACAGGAGGAATGTGGTAGGACAGTGTCTCCTGGTAGGACAGTGTCTCCTGATCCAGTACTACCAGAGTCACCAGTCCAAAGGGTAGGCTGTTCAATCAAAGTCCTGCTGGAGCAGTTGATCCTCCTGTGGGGGAGAGACTGTTGTTCATCAGCCCCCCTCCACCTGCTCTTCACAGAAATGACACTCAGTGCTGTCCTCATGGCCAGTGACTCACAG TGGGACAACTTCCTGTTCCTGGTCAGACAGCTGGTAGAGCGGGGGATTCTGGGAGAGGAAGAAGTGGTCTCTCATTGGAGGAAGCTGTCACAGTTACCCTGGCCAACG GAATTCATAGAGAAGATCCAGCAGCAGTCCTCTTCCACCACATCCCTTCCTCTGCCTGAGCTTCAGAACCACATGGACATGTTGCAGGTCTCACCACAACCTGTAGAGGGAGCCAACTAA